A genome region from Rattus norvegicus strain BN/NHsdMcwi chromosome 17, GRCr8, whole genome shotgun sequence includes the following:
- the Ucma gene encoding unique cartilage matrix-associated protein precursor yields MSWRQVILLSSLSALVLLCMLQEGTSASVGSRQAAGEEVQEGMKQKIFMQESDASNFLKRRGKRSPKSRDEVTAENRQKLRDDELRREYYEEQRNEFENFVEEQRDEQEERTREAVEQWRQWHYDGLYPSYLYNRQNI; encoded by the exons ATGTCCTGGAGACAAGTCATCCTCCTGTCATCTCTCTCGGCCCTGGTGCTCCTGTGTA TGCTACAAGAGGGGACCAGCGCTTCTGTGGGCAGCAGACAGGCGGCTGGAGAGGAGGTGCAGGAAG GTATGAAACAGAAGATTTTCATGCAAGAATCCGATGCCTCGAATTTCCTCAAGAGGCGTGGCAAGCGGTCTCCCAAGTCCCGAGATGAAGTCACTG CGGAAAACAGACAGAAGCTTCGGGACGATGAGCTTCGGAGGGAGTATTATGAGGAGCAAAGGAATGAGTTCGAGAACTTCGTGGAGGAACAGAGAGATG AGCAGGAAGAAAGGACCAGGGAGGCGGTGGAGCAATGGCGGCAGTGGCACTATGATGGCCTGTATCCTTCCTACCTCTACAACCGCCAAAACATATGA
- the Mcm10 gene encoding protein MCM10 homolog isoform X3 has product MGVVFTPIIPAVLRQRPEDYCHCFKASLSSKVCLSIDHPQKVLIMGEAMDLGTCKAKKKNGEPCTQTVNLHDCEYCQYHIQAQYKKLSAKRSDLQSTFSGGRIPKKFRRGTSLKERLCQDGFYYGGVSSESFAASMAAAIAPKKKVQTTLTNLVVRGTRSVIQETKQKLGIPQKSLSCSEEFRELMALPTFGARNLQKHLARAKSSGSPKPAIQSISASALLKQQKHQMLEMRKRKSEEIQKRFLQSSSEVQSAAVPSSSRQPAAQSPRTGAEFPRLEGTEAPWTPKLGRGISDGDDVLFFDESPPPKPKLSAAAEAKKLAAISKLRAKGQILTKVDPNNIVRRQMDPRDVLGVKERAENSNTVSPEDELEPARKKRREQLAYLESEEFQKILKAKSKHTDVLKEAEAELQKSYFDPLVKKEQMEEKMRAVREVKCRVVTCRKCAYTHFKPLETCVSEQHNLHWHDGVKRFFKCPCGNRTISLDKLPNKHCRNCGLYKWERDGMLKEKTGPKIGGETLLPRGEEHAKFLNSLK; this is encoded by the exons ATGGGTGTGGTattcacacctataatcccagcagtccTAAGGCAAAGGCCAGAGGATTACTGCCATtgcttcaaggccagtctgagctccAAG GTGTGCTTATCTATCGATCATCCTCAAAAAGTCTTAATTATGGGAGAAGCTATGGATCTGGGGACCTGTAAAGCCAAGAAGAAGAATGGAGAGCCGTGCACACAGACAGTCAACTTG CATGACTGTGAGTACTGCCAGTATCATATCCAGGCCCAGTACAAGAAGCTTAGTGCAAAGCGGTCCGATCTGCAGTCCACTTTCTCCGGGGGACGGATTCCCAAGAAGTTCCGCAGAGGCACCAGCCTGAAGGAGCGGCTGTGTCAAGATGGTTTCTACTACGGCGGGGTTTCTTCAGAATCCTTCGCAGCCTCCAT GGCGGCAGCCATTGCTCCTAAGAAGAAGGTTCAAACCACGCTGACCAATCTGGTTGTGAGGGGCACACGCTCAGTCATccaggaaacaaaacagaagctgG GAATTCCCCAGAAGAGCTTGTCTTGCTCAGAGGAGTTCAGGGAATTGATGGCCCTGCCCACATTTGGAGCCAGAAACTTACAAAAGCATTTAGCCAGAGCCAAGTCCTCAG GGAGCCCCAAACCTGCCATCCAGTCCATCTCAGCATCGGCCCTCTTGAAGCAGCAGAAACACCAGATGCTGGAAATGCGGAAGAGGAAATCAGAAGAAATACAGAAACG gTTCCTCCAGTCCTCAAGTGAGGTCCAGAGCGCAGCAGTGCCGTCCTCCTCTCGACAGCCTGCTGCCCAGTCCCCTCGAACTGGGGCTGAGTTCCCCAGGTTGGAAGGAACGGAGGCCCCGTGGACGCCCAAGCTGGGCAGAGGCATCTCAGATGGGGACGACGTTCTCTTCTTTGATGaatcaccaccaccaaaaccaaagCTGAGCGCAGCAGCAGAAGCTAAAAAG ttaGCTGCTATTTCAAAATTGAGGGCAAAAGGCCAGATTCTTACAAAAGTAGATCCAAACAATATTGTAAGGAGGCAAATGGACCCCCGAGATGTGCTGGGCGTGAAGGAGCGTGCAGAGAACAGCAACACGGTTTCTCCTGAAG ATGAACTGGAGCCCgccaggaagaaaaggagagagcagCTTGCGTACTTAGAGTCGGAGGAATTTCAGAAAATCCTAAAAGCAAAGTCCAAGCACACAGACGTCCTGAAAGAG GCCGAGGCTGAGCTACAGAAATCCTATTTTGATCCACTGGTGAAAAAAGAACAGATGGAAGAAAAGATGAGAGCCGTCCGCGAAGTGAAGTGCCGCGTGGTGACGTGCAGGAAG tGTGCCTACACCCACTTCAAGCCTCTGGAGACCTGTGTCAGTGAACAGCATAACCTCCACTGGCATGATGGTGTGAAAAGGTTTTTCAAATGTCCTTGTGGAAACAGGACTATCTCCCTGGACAAGCTCCCAAACAAGCACTGCCG TAACTGTGGCCTCTACAAGTGGGAACGGGATGGAATGCTAAAG GAGAAGACTGGTCCAAAGATCGGAGGAGAAACCCTGCTGCCACGAGGGGAAGAGCACGCTAAGTTTCTCAACAGCCTTAAATGA